One Mugil cephalus isolate CIBA_MC_2020 chromosome 12, CIBA_Mcephalus_1.1, whole genome shotgun sequence DNA segment encodes these proteins:
- the rbm44 gene encoding RNA-binding protein 44 isoform X2, protein MLAPTMFPCYSANASLSCGAVQVNFSSLPMPLITFQTAWPGLPLMYPYEQHVPRLPCTAAEVAWLPRVMHHFYNPLYPREKKRLVLQRSVFDLINAHPYMALNDSKLLDWYCCLSAEDRDIIHDEGGFCQFLQSHPDLEVSVHHVYLKYGAASAVPVLQTLTSNQCTTPGSKTYRYELYKQVGYTKQPVCHQTSFQAVYQNPVAEKHGHVKAYTVLSQLSQLNEDSRSLQMVESRLPSLSEWPTAAKESPCKNRGMDQAEYTKWSTGDSPLLGPVEEHATEEWCQDKVLTSNKFAVVNDEDQSDFYSIMEDDKSILTCLPREDNLKVHPVTSDSSCDVMVSTDPRLSTSAFTQTERPETADKHVITEVHMADLDYLAGEFIKLKMNQDLREKMKRMNELPANIVDVLQKLDSDYNQMKQEILAGVPLEQLKPLSVDSENIIRRTSYVPAQVTRNENKLRKKERSKTSRAVALIPQDEEVNASEAWYDAKEDLELPETGQDQTSISTIPKDVSRNDETTRSALIVSNLPRNMTENEVMLLFEKYRVSEVRISALNDFRVAIVMVCGLQSAEAAVMELNGCWMQGHTLHLEHIGRDPGGSDRRDPTSVRGPEAELQTSKTRKLVCQPLLSSSIENKKVVCILPMAKGTCPSQRYVTMDSFETLMAELTELHPDVERQRIVDALVELRKASSAACHSGPSKT, encoded by the exons ATGTTAGCCCCCACCATGTTCCCTTGCTACTCTGCTAACGCTTCTTTGAGCTGTGGCGCCGTTCAGGTTAATTTCTCGTCTCTTCCCATGCCCTTGATTACGTTTCAGACAGCGTGGCCTGGACTCCCGCTCATGTACCCGTATGAACAACATGTGCCCAGGCTGCCGTGCACGGCTGCGGAAGTGGCATGGCTGCCGCGGGTCATGCACCACTTCTACAATCCGCTGTACCCGC gggagaaaaagaggTTGGTTCTGCAAAG ATCTGTGTTTGATCTAATCAACGCTCATCCATACATGGCCTTAAATGACTCCAAGCTGCTGGACTGgtattgttgtttgtctgcagaggacagagacatcATCCATG atgAAGGAGGTTTTTGCCAATTCCTGCAGAGTCATCCTGACTTAGAGGTGTCAGTGCATCATGTCTATTTAAAGT ATGGTGCTGCAAGCGCTGTTCCTGTCCTGCAGACCTTGACGTCCAACCA ATGCACAACACCAGGATCAAAGACATACAGATATG AGCTGTACAAACAAGTCGGCTACACCAAGCAACCAGTCTGCCACCAAACCAGCTTCCAGGCGGTGTACCAGAACCCCGTGGCAGAGAAACACGGACATGTCAAGGCCTacaca GTTTTGTCGCAGCTGTCCCAACTGAATGAAGACAGTCGATCGTTGCAGATGGTTGAGAGTAGACTTCCATCACT ATCAGAATGGCCAACAGCTGCTAAAGAGTCTCCCTGTAAGAACAGAGGGATGGATCAGGCAGAATACACTAAATGGTCCACGGGTGATTCTCCACTGCTGGGCCCAGTTGAGGAACACGCCACAGAGGAATGGTGTCAAGATAAAGTTCTGACCAGCAACAAGTTTGCTGTAGTAAACGATGAAGATCAGAGTGACTTCTACAGCATCATGGAGGATGATAAGAGCATCCTCACCTGTCTGCCCAGAGAAGACAATCTGAAAGTACATCCAGTCACCAGTGATAGCTCCTGTGATGTGATGGTCAGCACTGATCCCAGACTGAGTACATCAGCGTTCACCCAGACTGAAAGACCAGAAACAGCTGACAAACACGTCATCACTGAAGTCCACATGGCAGACCTGGACTATCTGGCTGGG gAGTTCATCAAACTGAAGATGAATCAAGacctgagagagaaaatgaaaag GATGAATGAACTTCCTGCAAACATTGTCGATGTTTTGCAAAAACTGGACTCTGACTATAACCAGATGAAGCAAGAGATCCTGGCTGGAGTTCCTCTGGAGCAGCTGAAGCCTCTGTCCGTTGACTCTGAGAACATCATAAGAAGAACGAGTTACGTCCCTGCGCAG GTCACTcgcaatgaaaacaaactgagaaagaaggaaagaagcaaaacaagCAGAGCTGTTGCTCTTATCCCACAAGATGAAG AGGTAAATGCAAGTGAGGCATGGTACGACGCCAAAGAAGATCTGGAGCTCCCTGAGACAGGACAGGATCAAACATCGATCTCAACCATTCCAAAGGACG TGTCAAGGAATGATGAAACCACAAGGTCAGCGTTAATTGTCTCCAACCTACCCAGAAACATGACCGAG AATGAAGTGATGCTGCTATTTGAAAAATACAGAGTCTCTGAAGTCAGAATTTCTGCCTTGAACGATTTCAG GGTAGCCATAGTGATGGTATGTGGGCTCCAATCAGCCGAGGCTGCGGTGATGGAGTTGAATGGATGCTGGATGCAAGGCCATACTTTACACTTGGAGCACATTGGAAGAGATCCTGGTGGGAGCGACAGACGGGACCCAACCTCCGTCAGAGGACCAGAGGCTGAACTACAAACCTCCAAGACAAGAAAG CTCGTTTGCCAGCCTCTTCTCAGCTCCAGCATTGAGAACAAGAAGGTGGTCTGCATCCTGCCCATGGCTAAGGGAACATGTCCTTCCCAACGCTATGTCACCATGGACAGCTTCGAAACACTGATGGCGGAGCTGACCGAGCTCCACCCAGATGTCGAGAGACAGAGGATTGTTGACGCTCTGGTGGAGCTGAGGAAGGCGTCCTCAGCAGCCTGCCACTCTGGACCATCCAAGACATGA
- the rbm44 gene encoding RNA-binding protein 44 isoform X1, with protein MLAPTMFPCYSANASLSCGAVQVNFSSLPMPLITFQTAWPGLPLMYPYEQHVPRLPCTAAEVAWLPRVMHHFYNPLYPREKKRLVLQRSVFDLINAHPYMALNDSKLLDWYCCLSAEDRDIIHDEGGFCQFLQSHPDLEVSVHHVYLKYGAASAVPVLQTLTSNQCTTPGSKTYRYEELYKQVGYTKQPVCHQTSFQAVYQNPVAEKHGHVKAYTVLSQLSQLNEDSRSLQMVESRLPSLSEWPTAAKESPCKNRGMDQAEYTKWSTGDSPLLGPVEEHATEEWCQDKVLTSNKFAVVNDEDQSDFYSIMEDDKSILTCLPREDNLKVHPVTSDSSCDVMVSTDPRLSTSAFTQTERPETADKHVITEVHMADLDYLAGEFIKLKMNQDLREKMKRMNELPANIVDVLQKLDSDYNQMKQEILAGVPLEQLKPLSVDSENIIRRTSYVPAQVTRNENKLRKKERSKTSRAVALIPQDEEVNASEAWYDAKEDLELPETGQDQTSISTIPKDVSRNDETTRSALIVSNLPRNMTENEVMLLFEKYRVSEVRISALNDFRVAIVMVCGLQSAEAAVMELNGCWMQGHTLHLEHIGRDPGGSDRRDPTSVRGPEAELQTSKTRKLVCQPLLSSSIENKKVVCILPMAKGTCPSQRYVTMDSFETLMAELTELHPDVERQRIVDALVELRKASSAACHSGPSKT; from the exons ATGTTAGCCCCCACCATGTTCCCTTGCTACTCTGCTAACGCTTCTTTGAGCTGTGGCGCCGTTCAGGTTAATTTCTCGTCTCTTCCCATGCCCTTGATTACGTTTCAGACAGCGTGGCCTGGACTCCCGCTCATGTACCCGTATGAACAACATGTGCCCAGGCTGCCGTGCACGGCTGCGGAAGTGGCATGGCTGCCGCGGGTCATGCACCACTTCTACAATCCGCTGTACCCGC gggagaaaaagaggTTGGTTCTGCAAAG ATCTGTGTTTGATCTAATCAACGCTCATCCATACATGGCCTTAAATGACTCCAAGCTGCTGGACTGgtattgttgtttgtctgcagaggacagagacatcATCCATG atgAAGGAGGTTTTTGCCAATTCCTGCAGAGTCATCCTGACTTAGAGGTGTCAGTGCATCATGTCTATTTAAAGT ATGGTGCTGCAAGCGCTGTTCCTGTCCTGCAGACCTTGACGTCCAACCA ATGCACAACACCAGGATCAAAGACATACAGATATG AAGAGCTGTACAAACAAGTCGGCTACACCAAGCAACCAGTCTGCCACCAAACCAGCTTCCAGGCGGTGTACCAGAACCCCGTGGCAGAGAAACACGGACATGTCAAGGCCTacaca GTTTTGTCGCAGCTGTCCCAACTGAATGAAGACAGTCGATCGTTGCAGATGGTTGAGAGTAGACTTCCATCACT ATCAGAATGGCCAACAGCTGCTAAAGAGTCTCCCTGTAAGAACAGAGGGATGGATCAGGCAGAATACACTAAATGGTCCACGGGTGATTCTCCACTGCTGGGCCCAGTTGAGGAACACGCCACAGAGGAATGGTGTCAAGATAAAGTTCTGACCAGCAACAAGTTTGCTGTAGTAAACGATGAAGATCAGAGTGACTTCTACAGCATCATGGAGGATGATAAGAGCATCCTCACCTGTCTGCCCAGAGAAGACAATCTGAAAGTACATCCAGTCACCAGTGATAGCTCCTGTGATGTGATGGTCAGCACTGATCCCAGACTGAGTACATCAGCGTTCACCCAGACTGAAAGACCAGAAACAGCTGACAAACACGTCATCACTGAAGTCCACATGGCAGACCTGGACTATCTGGCTGGG gAGTTCATCAAACTGAAGATGAATCAAGacctgagagagaaaatgaaaag GATGAATGAACTTCCTGCAAACATTGTCGATGTTTTGCAAAAACTGGACTCTGACTATAACCAGATGAAGCAAGAGATCCTGGCTGGAGTTCCTCTGGAGCAGCTGAAGCCTCTGTCCGTTGACTCTGAGAACATCATAAGAAGAACGAGTTACGTCCCTGCGCAG GTCACTcgcaatgaaaacaaactgagaaagaaggaaagaagcaaaacaagCAGAGCTGTTGCTCTTATCCCACAAGATGAAG AGGTAAATGCAAGTGAGGCATGGTACGACGCCAAAGAAGATCTGGAGCTCCCTGAGACAGGACAGGATCAAACATCGATCTCAACCATTCCAAAGGACG TGTCAAGGAATGATGAAACCACAAGGTCAGCGTTAATTGTCTCCAACCTACCCAGAAACATGACCGAG AATGAAGTGATGCTGCTATTTGAAAAATACAGAGTCTCTGAAGTCAGAATTTCTGCCTTGAACGATTTCAG GGTAGCCATAGTGATGGTATGTGGGCTCCAATCAGCCGAGGCTGCGGTGATGGAGTTGAATGGATGCTGGATGCAAGGCCATACTTTACACTTGGAGCACATTGGAAGAGATCCTGGTGGGAGCGACAGACGGGACCCAACCTCCGTCAGAGGACCAGAGGCTGAACTACAAACCTCCAAGACAAGAAAG CTCGTTTGCCAGCCTCTTCTCAGCTCCAGCATTGAGAACAAGAAGGTGGTCTGCATCCTGCCCATGGCTAAGGGAACATGTCCTTCCCAACGCTATGTCACCATGGACAGCTTCGAAACACTGATGGCGGAGCTGACCGAGCTCCACCCAGATGTCGAGAGACAGAGGATTGTTGACGCTCTGGTGGAGCTGAGGAAGGCGTCCTCAGCAGCCTGCCACTCTGGACCATCCAAGACATGA
- the rbm44 gene encoding RNA-binding protein 44 isoform X5: MYPYEQHVPRLPCTAAEVAWLPRVMHHFYNPLYPREKKRLVLQRSVFDLINAHPYMALNDSKLLDWYCCLSAEDRDIIHDEGGFCQFLQSHPDLEVSVHHVYLKYGAASAVPVLQTLTSNQCTTPGSKTYRYEELYKQVGYTKQPVCHQTSFQAVYQNPVAEKHGHVKAYTVLSQLSQLNEDSRSLQMVESRLPSLSEWPTAAKESPCKNRGMDQAEYTKWSTGDSPLLGPVEEHATEEWCQDKVLTSNKFAVVNDEDQSDFYSIMEDDKSILTCLPREDNLKVHPVTSDSSCDVMVSTDPRLSTSAFTQTERPETADKHVITEVHMADLDYLAGEFIKLKMNQDLREKMKRMNELPANIVDVLQKLDSDYNQMKQEILAGVPLEQLKPLSVDSENIIRRTSYVPAQVTRNENKLRKKERSKTSRAVALIPQDEEVNASEAWYDAKEDLELPETGQDQTSISTIPKDVSRNDETTRSALIVSNLPRNMTENEVMLLFEKYRVSEVRISALNDFRVAIVMVCGLQSAEAAVMELNGCWMQGHTLHLEHIGRDPGGSDRRDPTSVRGPEAELQTSKTRKLVCQPLLSSSIENKKVVCILPMAKGTCPSQRYVTMDSFETLMAELTELHPDVERQRIVDALVELRKASSAACHSGPSKT, translated from the exons ATGTACCCGTATGAACAACATGTGCCCAGGCTGCCGTGCACGGCTGCGGAAGTGGCATGGCTGCCGCGGGTCATGCACCACTTCTACAATCCGCTGTACCCGC gggagaaaaagaggTTGGTTCTGCAAAG ATCTGTGTTTGATCTAATCAACGCTCATCCATACATGGCCTTAAATGACTCCAAGCTGCTGGACTGgtattgttgtttgtctgcagaggacagagacatcATCCATG atgAAGGAGGTTTTTGCCAATTCCTGCAGAGTCATCCTGACTTAGAGGTGTCAGTGCATCATGTCTATTTAAAGT ATGGTGCTGCAAGCGCTGTTCCTGTCCTGCAGACCTTGACGTCCAACCA ATGCACAACACCAGGATCAAAGACATACAGATATG AAGAGCTGTACAAACAAGTCGGCTACACCAAGCAACCAGTCTGCCACCAAACCAGCTTCCAGGCGGTGTACCAGAACCCCGTGGCAGAGAAACACGGACATGTCAAGGCCTacaca GTTTTGTCGCAGCTGTCCCAACTGAATGAAGACAGTCGATCGTTGCAGATGGTTGAGAGTAGACTTCCATCACT ATCAGAATGGCCAACAGCTGCTAAAGAGTCTCCCTGTAAGAACAGAGGGATGGATCAGGCAGAATACACTAAATGGTCCACGGGTGATTCTCCACTGCTGGGCCCAGTTGAGGAACACGCCACAGAGGAATGGTGTCAAGATAAAGTTCTGACCAGCAACAAGTTTGCTGTAGTAAACGATGAAGATCAGAGTGACTTCTACAGCATCATGGAGGATGATAAGAGCATCCTCACCTGTCTGCCCAGAGAAGACAATCTGAAAGTACATCCAGTCACCAGTGATAGCTCCTGTGATGTGATGGTCAGCACTGATCCCAGACTGAGTACATCAGCGTTCACCCAGACTGAAAGACCAGAAACAGCTGACAAACACGTCATCACTGAAGTCCACATGGCAGACCTGGACTATCTGGCTGGG gAGTTCATCAAACTGAAGATGAATCAAGacctgagagagaaaatgaaaag GATGAATGAACTTCCTGCAAACATTGTCGATGTTTTGCAAAAACTGGACTCTGACTATAACCAGATGAAGCAAGAGATCCTGGCTGGAGTTCCTCTGGAGCAGCTGAAGCCTCTGTCCGTTGACTCTGAGAACATCATAAGAAGAACGAGTTACGTCCCTGCGCAG GTCACTcgcaatgaaaacaaactgagaaagaaggaaagaagcaaaacaagCAGAGCTGTTGCTCTTATCCCACAAGATGAAG AGGTAAATGCAAGTGAGGCATGGTACGACGCCAAAGAAGATCTGGAGCTCCCTGAGACAGGACAGGATCAAACATCGATCTCAACCATTCCAAAGGACG TGTCAAGGAATGATGAAACCACAAGGTCAGCGTTAATTGTCTCCAACCTACCCAGAAACATGACCGAG AATGAAGTGATGCTGCTATTTGAAAAATACAGAGTCTCTGAAGTCAGAATTTCTGCCTTGAACGATTTCAG GGTAGCCATAGTGATGGTATGTGGGCTCCAATCAGCCGAGGCTGCGGTGATGGAGTTGAATGGATGCTGGATGCAAGGCCATACTTTACACTTGGAGCACATTGGAAGAGATCCTGGTGGGAGCGACAGACGGGACCCAACCTCCGTCAGAGGACCAGAGGCTGAACTACAAACCTCCAAGACAAGAAAG CTCGTTTGCCAGCCTCTTCTCAGCTCCAGCATTGAGAACAAGAAGGTGGTCTGCATCCTGCCCATGGCTAAGGGAACATGTCCTTCCCAACGCTATGTCACCATGGACAGCTTCGAAACACTGATGGCGGAGCTGACCGAGCTCCACCCAGATGTCGAGAGACAGAGGATTGTTGACGCTCTGGTGGAGCTGAGGAAGGCGTCCTCAGCAGCCTGCCACTCTGGACCATCCAAGACATGA
- the rbm44 gene encoding RNA-binding protein 44 isoform X4 yields MLAPTMFPCYSANASLSCGAVQVNFSSLPMPLITFQTAWPGLPLMYPYEQHVPRLPCTAAEVAWLPRVMHHFYNPLYPREKKRLVLQRSVFDLINAHPYMALNDSKLLDWYCCLSAEDRDIIHDGAASAVPVLQTLTSNQCTTPGSKTYRYELYKQVGYTKQPVCHQTSFQAVYQNPVAEKHGHVKAYTVLSQLSQLNEDSRSLQMVESRLPSLSEWPTAAKESPCKNRGMDQAEYTKWSTGDSPLLGPVEEHATEEWCQDKVLTSNKFAVVNDEDQSDFYSIMEDDKSILTCLPREDNLKVHPVTSDSSCDVMVSTDPRLSTSAFTQTERPETADKHVITEVHMADLDYLAGEFIKLKMNQDLREKMKRMNELPANIVDVLQKLDSDYNQMKQEILAGVPLEQLKPLSVDSENIIRRTSYVPAQVTRNENKLRKKERSKTSRAVALIPQDEEVNASEAWYDAKEDLELPETGQDQTSISTIPKDVSRNDETTRSALIVSNLPRNMTENEVMLLFEKYRVSEVRISALNDFRVAIVMVCGLQSAEAAVMELNGCWMQGHTLHLEHIGRDPGGSDRRDPTSVRGPEAELQTSKTRKLVCQPLLSSSIENKKVVCILPMAKGTCPSQRYVTMDSFETLMAELTELHPDVERQRIVDALVELRKASSAACHSGPSKT; encoded by the exons ATGTTAGCCCCCACCATGTTCCCTTGCTACTCTGCTAACGCTTCTTTGAGCTGTGGCGCCGTTCAGGTTAATTTCTCGTCTCTTCCCATGCCCTTGATTACGTTTCAGACAGCGTGGCCTGGACTCCCGCTCATGTACCCGTATGAACAACATGTGCCCAGGCTGCCGTGCACGGCTGCGGAAGTGGCATGGCTGCCGCGGGTCATGCACCACTTCTACAATCCGCTGTACCCGC gggagaaaaagaggTTGGTTCTGCAAAG ATCTGTGTTTGATCTAATCAACGCTCATCCATACATGGCCTTAAATGACTCCAAGCTGCTGGACTGgtattgttgtttgtctgcagaggacagagacatcATCCATG ATGGTGCTGCAAGCGCTGTTCCTGTCCTGCAGACCTTGACGTCCAACCA ATGCACAACACCAGGATCAAAGACATACAGATATG AGCTGTACAAACAAGTCGGCTACACCAAGCAACCAGTCTGCCACCAAACCAGCTTCCAGGCGGTGTACCAGAACCCCGTGGCAGAGAAACACGGACATGTCAAGGCCTacaca GTTTTGTCGCAGCTGTCCCAACTGAATGAAGACAGTCGATCGTTGCAGATGGTTGAGAGTAGACTTCCATCACT ATCAGAATGGCCAACAGCTGCTAAAGAGTCTCCCTGTAAGAACAGAGGGATGGATCAGGCAGAATACACTAAATGGTCCACGGGTGATTCTCCACTGCTGGGCCCAGTTGAGGAACACGCCACAGAGGAATGGTGTCAAGATAAAGTTCTGACCAGCAACAAGTTTGCTGTAGTAAACGATGAAGATCAGAGTGACTTCTACAGCATCATGGAGGATGATAAGAGCATCCTCACCTGTCTGCCCAGAGAAGACAATCTGAAAGTACATCCAGTCACCAGTGATAGCTCCTGTGATGTGATGGTCAGCACTGATCCCAGACTGAGTACATCAGCGTTCACCCAGACTGAAAGACCAGAAACAGCTGACAAACACGTCATCACTGAAGTCCACATGGCAGACCTGGACTATCTGGCTGGG gAGTTCATCAAACTGAAGATGAATCAAGacctgagagagaaaatgaaaag GATGAATGAACTTCCTGCAAACATTGTCGATGTTTTGCAAAAACTGGACTCTGACTATAACCAGATGAAGCAAGAGATCCTGGCTGGAGTTCCTCTGGAGCAGCTGAAGCCTCTGTCCGTTGACTCTGAGAACATCATAAGAAGAACGAGTTACGTCCCTGCGCAG GTCACTcgcaatgaaaacaaactgagaaagaaggaaagaagcaaaacaagCAGAGCTGTTGCTCTTATCCCACAAGATGAAG AGGTAAATGCAAGTGAGGCATGGTACGACGCCAAAGAAGATCTGGAGCTCCCTGAGACAGGACAGGATCAAACATCGATCTCAACCATTCCAAAGGACG TGTCAAGGAATGATGAAACCACAAGGTCAGCGTTAATTGTCTCCAACCTACCCAGAAACATGACCGAG AATGAAGTGATGCTGCTATTTGAAAAATACAGAGTCTCTGAAGTCAGAATTTCTGCCTTGAACGATTTCAG GGTAGCCATAGTGATGGTATGTGGGCTCCAATCAGCCGAGGCTGCGGTGATGGAGTTGAATGGATGCTGGATGCAAGGCCATACTTTACACTTGGAGCACATTGGAAGAGATCCTGGTGGGAGCGACAGACGGGACCCAACCTCCGTCAGAGGACCAGAGGCTGAACTACAAACCTCCAAGACAAGAAAG CTCGTTTGCCAGCCTCTTCTCAGCTCCAGCATTGAGAACAAGAAGGTGGTCTGCATCCTGCCCATGGCTAAGGGAACATGTCCTTCCCAACGCTATGTCACCATGGACAGCTTCGAAACACTGATGGCGGAGCTGACCGAGCTCCACCCAGATGTCGAGAGACAGAGGATTGTTGACGCTCTGGTGGAGCTGAGGAAGGCGTCCTCAGCAGCCTGCCACTCTGGACCATCCAAGACATGA
- the rbm44 gene encoding RNA-binding protein 44 isoform X3: protein MLAPTMFPCYSANASLSCGAVQVNFSSLPMPLITFQTAWPGLPLMYPYEQHVPRLPCTAAEVAWLPRVMHHFYNPLYPREKKRLVLQRSVFDLINAHPYMALNDSKLLDWYCCLSAEDRDIIHDGAASAVPVLQTLTSNQCTTPGSKTYRYEELYKQVGYTKQPVCHQTSFQAVYQNPVAEKHGHVKAYTVLSQLSQLNEDSRSLQMVESRLPSLSEWPTAAKESPCKNRGMDQAEYTKWSTGDSPLLGPVEEHATEEWCQDKVLTSNKFAVVNDEDQSDFYSIMEDDKSILTCLPREDNLKVHPVTSDSSCDVMVSTDPRLSTSAFTQTERPETADKHVITEVHMADLDYLAGEFIKLKMNQDLREKMKRMNELPANIVDVLQKLDSDYNQMKQEILAGVPLEQLKPLSVDSENIIRRTSYVPAQVTRNENKLRKKERSKTSRAVALIPQDEEVNASEAWYDAKEDLELPETGQDQTSISTIPKDVSRNDETTRSALIVSNLPRNMTENEVMLLFEKYRVSEVRISALNDFRVAIVMVCGLQSAEAAVMELNGCWMQGHTLHLEHIGRDPGGSDRRDPTSVRGPEAELQTSKTRKLVCQPLLSSSIENKKVVCILPMAKGTCPSQRYVTMDSFETLMAELTELHPDVERQRIVDALVELRKASSAACHSGPSKT from the exons ATGTTAGCCCCCACCATGTTCCCTTGCTACTCTGCTAACGCTTCTTTGAGCTGTGGCGCCGTTCAGGTTAATTTCTCGTCTCTTCCCATGCCCTTGATTACGTTTCAGACAGCGTGGCCTGGACTCCCGCTCATGTACCCGTATGAACAACATGTGCCCAGGCTGCCGTGCACGGCTGCGGAAGTGGCATGGCTGCCGCGGGTCATGCACCACTTCTACAATCCGCTGTACCCGC gggagaaaaagaggTTGGTTCTGCAAAG ATCTGTGTTTGATCTAATCAACGCTCATCCATACATGGCCTTAAATGACTCCAAGCTGCTGGACTGgtattgttgtttgtctgcagaggacagagacatcATCCATG ATGGTGCTGCAAGCGCTGTTCCTGTCCTGCAGACCTTGACGTCCAACCA ATGCACAACACCAGGATCAAAGACATACAGATATG AAGAGCTGTACAAACAAGTCGGCTACACCAAGCAACCAGTCTGCCACCAAACCAGCTTCCAGGCGGTGTACCAGAACCCCGTGGCAGAGAAACACGGACATGTCAAGGCCTacaca GTTTTGTCGCAGCTGTCCCAACTGAATGAAGACAGTCGATCGTTGCAGATGGTTGAGAGTAGACTTCCATCACT ATCAGAATGGCCAACAGCTGCTAAAGAGTCTCCCTGTAAGAACAGAGGGATGGATCAGGCAGAATACACTAAATGGTCCACGGGTGATTCTCCACTGCTGGGCCCAGTTGAGGAACACGCCACAGAGGAATGGTGTCAAGATAAAGTTCTGACCAGCAACAAGTTTGCTGTAGTAAACGATGAAGATCAGAGTGACTTCTACAGCATCATGGAGGATGATAAGAGCATCCTCACCTGTCTGCCCAGAGAAGACAATCTGAAAGTACATCCAGTCACCAGTGATAGCTCCTGTGATGTGATGGTCAGCACTGATCCCAGACTGAGTACATCAGCGTTCACCCAGACTGAAAGACCAGAAACAGCTGACAAACACGTCATCACTGAAGTCCACATGGCAGACCTGGACTATCTGGCTGGG gAGTTCATCAAACTGAAGATGAATCAAGacctgagagagaaaatgaaaag GATGAATGAACTTCCTGCAAACATTGTCGATGTTTTGCAAAAACTGGACTCTGACTATAACCAGATGAAGCAAGAGATCCTGGCTGGAGTTCCTCTGGAGCAGCTGAAGCCTCTGTCCGTTGACTCTGAGAACATCATAAGAAGAACGAGTTACGTCCCTGCGCAG GTCACTcgcaatgaaaacaaactgagaaagaaggaaagaagcaaaacaagCAGAGCTGTTGCTCTTATCCCACAAGATGAAG AGGTAAATGCAAGTGAGGCATGGTACGACGCCAAAGAAGATCTGGAGCTCCCTGAGACAGGACAGGATCAAACATCGATCTCAACCATTCCAAAGGACG TGTCAAGGAATGATGAAACCACAAGGTCAGCGTTAATTGTCTCCAACCTACCCAGAAACATGACCGAG AATGAAGTGATGCTGCTATTTGAAAAATACAGAGTCTCTGAAGTCAGAATTTCTGCCTTGAACGATTTCAG GGTAGCCATAGTGATGGTATGTGGGCTCCAATCAGCCGAGGCTGCGGTGATGGAGTTGAATGGATGCTGGATGCAAGGCCATACTTTACACTTGGAGCACATTGGAAGAGATCCTGGTGGGAGCGACAGACGGGACCCAACCTCCGTCAGAGGACCAGAGGCTGAACTACAAACCTCCAAGACAAGAAAG CTCGTTTGCCAGCCTCTTCTCAGCTCCAGCATTGAGAACAAGAAGGTGGTCTGCATCCTGCCCATGGCTAAGGGAACATGTCCTTCCCAACGCTATGTCACCATGGACAGCTTCGAAACACTGATGGCGGAGCTGACCGAGCTCCACCCAGATGTCGAGAGACAGAGGATTGTTGACGCTCTGGTGGAGCTGAGGAAGGCGTCCTCAGCAGCCTGCCACTCTGGACCATCCAAGACATGA